In Nerophis lumbriciformis linkage group LG04, RoL_Nlum_v2.1, whole genome shotgun sequence, a single window of DNA contains:
- the gpatch3 gene encoding G patch domain-containing protein 3, whose protein sequence is MLTVEMAECHGVSSVFFVVSNIPVAFHSADLRNYFSQFIESGGFHCFHYRHRPEVLREPQGCGDSEEDGYKSSGSDMAAANANNNDKKRETVKSCCCVVSVHGKEADRFARMYGGNHWIDSKGSWLSGRCVVKRVKVSQHNENSQFPYKTRYEQRQRVAQTEHFTSTDLNSLSELNPPALMQNGNVGTPVKVFLQLIQSCRLPSRLIRKLGLTFPKTGSNRRYGNVPFQYQDTCTLPATEETVLTAGGHEISGPGAFAARMSTQTQQAGDCETTESDDPQGDEEEKDVESNSDDDDDFCEEWERHEALHDDVTSQERSKERLYEEEIELKWEKGGSGLVFYTDAQYWQQDEGDFDEQTTDDWDVDMSVYYDKDGGDMDARDYVRMRLEKRLREGLESGVAHNQAIGSFEKFTKGFGRRVMEKQGWKDGEGLGSSQIGISEALENEGKHPRCKRGFGYHGEKLNLLNAKRPRKDFLVSTIYDKPKEMDKGDSLLRRQPNTGMKYRGWQPGGSGRSQR, encoded by the exons ATGTTAACGGTAGAAATGGCAGAGTGTCATGGCGTATCTTCCGTGTTTTTCGTTGTTAGCAACATTCCTGTCGCTTTTCACTCAGCGGACCTCAGGAATTATTTCAGCCAGTTTATAGAAAGCGGCGGCTTCCACTGTTTTCATTATCGCCACCGACCAGAGGTGCTCAGGGAGCCGCAAGGTTGTGGGGATAGCGAGGAGGACGGCTACAAGTCTTCGGGCAGCGACATGGCagctgctaatgctaacaacaacgaCAAGAAAAGAGAGACGGTCAAATCTTGCTGTTGTGTCGTGTCTGTTCACGGAAAAGAAGCTGACAGATTCGCCAGGATGTACGGAGGGAACCATTGGATCGATTCGAAGGGCAGCTGGTTGTCCGGAAGATGTGTTGTTAAAAGAGTGAAGGTTTCACAACACAACG aAAATTCGCAATTTCCGTATAAGACGAGGTATGAGCAGCGGCAAAGGGTGGCCCAAACCGAGCATTTCACCTCTACTGACCTCAACAGCTTATCGGAGCTCAATCCACCTGCCCTAATGCAGAATGGAAACGTGGGCACGCCAGTCAAAGTCTTCCTGCAGCTTATCCAGTCCTGTCGCCTGCCTTCACGCCTCATCCGGAAATTGGGCCTCACTTTCCCCAAGACCGGCTCCAACCGTCGTTACGGAAACGTGCCTTTCCAGTACCAGGACACTTGCACTCTACCAGCCACAGAAGAGACTGTTTTAACCGCTGGTGGGCATGAGATATCGGGGCCGGGTGCCTTTGCAGCTCGGATGTCAACACAGACGCAGCAGGCTGGTGACTGCGAGACAACAGAGAGCGATGATCCACAGGGAGACGAAGAAGAGAAGGATGTTGAATCAAATTCAGATgat GATGACGACTTCTGTGAGGAGTGGGAGCGTCATGAAGCGCTGCATGATGACGTCACGAGCCAAGAGCGAAGCAAAGAGAGGCTGTATGAAGAAGAAATTGAGTTGAAGTGGGAAAAGGGTGGGTCAGGCTTGGTGTTCTACACTGATGCTCAATACTGGCAACAAGACGAAGGAG ATTTTGATGAGCAAACAACAGATGACTGGGATGTTGACATGAGTGTCTACTATGATAAAG ACGGTGGTGACATGGATGCTCGTGACTATGTCCGAATGCGACTTGAGAAAAGGCTTAGAGAAGGTCTTGAATCTGGAGTGGCACACAATCAGGCCATTGGCAGTTTTGAAAAGTTCACAAAG GGCTTTGGTCGCCGTGTGATGGAGAAGCAGGGCTGGAAGGACGGCGAAGGCTTGGGGAGCAGTCAAATTGGGATTTCAGAAGCCCTGGAAAATGAAGGCAAACATCCACGCTGCAAACGAGGGTTCGG gTATCACGGTGAAAAGTTAAATTTACTTAATGCTAAAAGACCTAGAAAAGACTTTCTCGTGTCTACAATCTATGATAAACCCAAAGAAATGGATAAAGGCGACAGCTTGCTCAGACGTCAACCAAACACCGGCATGAAGTACAGAGGCTGGCAGCCAGGTGGCAGTGGTCGATCACAAAgatga
- the gpn2 gene encoding GPN-loop GTPase 2 isoform X2 yields MSEQTAATPSLHFGQVVIGPPGSGKTTYCRAMQEFLTRLGRNVVVVNMDPANEGLPYKCAVDISELVTLDDVMDALKLGPNGGLLYCMEYVEANMDWLENKLRQHHDSYFLFDCPGQVELYTHQNSVKNIFSLLGKLNFRLTSVHLVDSHYCADPAKFISVLCTSLSTMLHVELPHVNILSKMDLIEQYAFNLDFYTEVMDLKYLLDHLAADPFFKKFRHLNEKLAEVIEDYSLVSFVSLNVQDKDSMMQVLRAVDKANGYCFGDLEERNLQTMMSAAVGADFQFDSTLGVQERYVETGETTVEDEIMELLNG; encoded by the exons ATGTCCGAACAAACCGCAGCAACGCCGTCGCTTCATTTCGGTCAGGTGGTGATTGGACCGCCAGGTTCGGGTAAAACGACTTACTGCCGGGCCATGCAAGAGTTCCTCACACGGCTAGGACGCAACGTAGTGGTGGTGAACATGGACCCAGCTAATGAAGGACTTCCATACAAGTGCGCTGTGGATATCTCCGAGCTAGTAACTTTGGACGATGTGATGGATGCCTTGAAGCTGGGGCCAAATGGTGGCCTGCTTTACTGCATGGAGTATGTTGAAGCCAACATGGACTGGTTGGAAAACAAGCTGAGGCAGCACCACGACTCCTACTTCTTGTTTGACTGCCCTGGACAGGTGGAGTTGTACACGCACCAGAATTCAGTGAAAAACATTTTCTCATTGTTGGGGAAATTAAATTTCAGG CTCACATCAGTGCACCTTGTGGACTCTCACTACTGTGCTGACCCAGCCAAGTTCATCTCAGTGCTGTGCACCTCATTGTCCACCATGCTGCATGTAGAGCTCCCTCATGTCAACATCCTCTCCAAGATGGACTTGATAGAGCAATAT GCCTTCAACCTCGACTTCTACACTGAAGTCATGGACCTGAAATATCTCTTGGACCACTTGGCAGCGGATCCATTCTTTAAGAAATTTCGCCATCTAAACGAAAAGCTGGCAGAAGTCATAGAAGATTACAGCCTGGTCTCATTTGTATCTCTCAATGTTCAG GACAAAGACAGCATGATGCAGGTGTTGCGGGCAGTGGACAAGGCCAACGGCTACTGCTTTGGAGACCTGGAGGAGAGGAATCTTCAGACGATGATGTCAGCTGCCGTGGGGGCAGACTTCCAGTTCGACTC CACTCTCGGAGTTCAAGAGCGCTACGTTGAAACGGGTGAAACGACAGTGGAGGACGAAATTATGGAGCTTTTGAATGGCTGA
- the gpn2 gene encoding GPN-loop GTPase 2 isoform X1 has translation MSEQTAATPSLHFGQVVIGPPGSGKTTYCRAMQEFLTRLGRNVVVVNMDPANEGLPYKCAVDISELVTLDDVMDALKLGPNGGLLYCMEYVEANMDWLENKLRQHHDSYFLFDCPGQVELYTHQNSVKNIFSLLGKLNFRLTSVHLVDSHYCADPAKFISVLCTSLSTMLHVELPHVNILSKMDLIEQYGKLAFNLDFYTEVMDLKYLLDHLAADPFFKKFRHLNEKLAEVIEDYSLVSFVSLNVQDKDSMMQVLRAVDKANGYCFGDLEERNLQTMMSAAVGADFQFDSTLGVQERYVETGETTVEDEIMELLNG, from the exons ATGTCCGAACAAACCGCAGCAACGCCGTCGCTTCATTTCGGTCAGGTGGTGATTGGACCGCCAGGTTCGGGTAAAACGACTTACTGCCGGGCCATGCAAGAGTTCCTCACACGGCTAGGACGCAACGTAGTGGTGGTGAACATGGACCCAGCTAATGAAGGACTTCCATACAAGTGCGCTGTGGATATCTCCGAGCTAGTAACTTTGGACGATGTGATGGATGCCTTGAAGCTGGGGCCAAATGGTGGCCTGCTTTACTGCATGGAGTATGTTGAAGCCAACATGGACTGGTTGGAAAACAAGCTGAGGCAGCACCACGACTCCTACTTCTTGTTTGACTGCCCTGGACAGGTGGAGTTGTACACGCACCAGAATTCAGTGAAAAACATTTTCTCATTGTTGGGGAAATTAAATTTCAGG CTCACATCAGTGCACCTTGTGGACTCTCACTACTGTGCTGACCCAGCCAAGTTCATCTCAGTGCTGTGCACCTCATTGTCCACCATGCTGCATGTAGAGCTCCCTCATGTCAACATCCTCTCCAAGATGGACTTGATAGAGCAATATGGAAAACTAG CCTTCAACCTCGACTTCTACACTGAAGTCATGGACCTGAAATATCTCTTGGACCACTTGGCAGCGGATCCATTCTTTAAGAAATTTCGCCATCTAAACGAAAAGCTGGCAGAAGTCATAGAAGATTACAGCCTGGTCTCATTTGTATCTCTCAATGTTCAG GACAAAGACAGCATGATGCAGGTGTTGCGGGCAGTGGACAAGGCCAACGGCTACTGCTTTGGAGACCTGGAGGAGAGGAATCTTCAGACGATGATGTCAGCTGCCGTGGGGGCAGACTTCCAGTTCGACTC CACTCTCGGAGTTCAAGAGCGCTACGTTGAAACGGGTGAAACGACAGTGGAGGACGAAATTATGGAGCTTTTGAATGGCTGA